In Paenibacillus phoenicis, one genomic interval encodes:
- the hflX gene encoding GTPase HflX produces the protein MTMTEQQQLEQKAILVGVNLNHQSDFDYSMEELANLAEACDIEVVGVLTQNLPKVTPSHYIGTGKIAEVRALLEAHDGNLVIFNDELSPSQLRNLESDLECKVIDRTLLILDIFAERAKTREAQLQVEVARLKYMLPRLIGLRESLGRQSGGVGTKNRGAGETRLELDRRRIEEKITALSRELETLVAHRQTQRKQRKKNDVPVVSLVGYTNAGKSTIMNALLETYTPGMEKQVLEKDMLFATLETSVRNIPLEDNKSFLLTDTVGFVSRLPHHLVKAFRSTLEEVAEADLLIHVVDYSNPEFARMIEITHQTLKEIGITDIPMIYAYNKSDRTEQAFPSVQGDIIYLAAKPRIGIAELVNEIRRRIFKDYVKCTMLIPYDKGSLVSYLNEQANVLETSYEEEGTKLVLECKQSDYGRYKEYVLEGAE, from the coding sequence ATGACCATGACGGAACAACAACAGTTAGAGCAAAAAGCCATCTTGGTTGGCGTGAATTTAAATCATCAGTCGGATTTCGACTATTCGATGGAAGAACTAGCGAATTTGGCGGAGGCCTGCGACATTGAAGTCGTGGGCGTGCTTACGCAAAACCTGCCTAAGGTCACTCCGTCGCATTATATCGGTACAGGCAAAATTGCCGAGGTGCGGGCGCTCTTGGAGGCGCACGACGGCAATCTCGTGATTTTTAATGATGAGTTATCCCCGTCGCAGCTGCGAAATCTGGAGTCCGATCTGGAGTGTAAAGTGATTGACCGGACGCTGCTGATTCTGGATATTTTTGCGGAACGGGCGAAAACCCGCGAGGCCCAGCTCCAAGTTGAGGTGGCCCGGCTGAAGTATATGCTGCCGCGGCTCATCGGGCTGCGGGAATCGCTGGGGCGCCAAAGCGGCGGGGTCGGCACGAAGAACCGCGGTGCGGGGGAGACGAGACTGGAGCTTGATCGCCGGCGGATTGAGGAGAAGATCACCGCGCTCAGCCGTGAGCTGGAGACGCTGGTGGCCCATCGCCAAACCCAACGCAAACAGCGCAAGAAGAACGATGTGCCTGTCGTATCGCTCGTTGGCTATACCAATGCCGGGAAGTCGACGATCATGAACGCGCTGCTCGAAACATATACCCCCGGAATGGAGAAGCAGGTGCTGGAGAAGGATATGCTGTTCGCCACGCTGGAGACGTCCGTCCGCAATATCCCGCTGGAGGATAACAAGTCGTTTTTGCTGACGGATACGGTGGGCTTCGTGAGCCGGCTGCCGCATCACCTGGTCAAGGCGTTTCGATCCACATTGGAGGAGGTTGCTGAGGCGGATCTTTTGATCCATGTCGTTGATTATTCCAACCCGGAATTCGCGCGGATGATCGAGATCACGCACCAAACGTTGAAGGAAATTGGCATCACCGACATCCCGATGATCTATGCCTACAACAAGTCCGATCGGACGGAGCAAGCATTCCCAAGTGTGCAGGGAGATATCATTTACTTGGCCGCTAAGCCGCGCATCGGTATTGCCGAGCTGGTGAATGAAATCCGCCGGCGGATTTTCAAGGACTACGTGAAGTGCACGATGTTGATTCCGTACGATAAAGGGTCCCTCGTTTCTTACTTGAATGAGCAGGCCAACGTGCTCGAGACGAGTTATGAGGAAGAGGGAACAAAGCTCGTTCTGGAGTGTAAGCAAAGCGATTACGGAAGATATAAGGAGTATGTGCTCGAAGGTGCGGAGTGA
- a CDS encoding DUF2500 domain-containing protein, giving the protein MGGFDPSPFGGGGFGGGGDIMFTIIPVFMVIFFVIFIVLMISSGVRYAKNARSPRETRYARIISKRMDVQHSSSHIGENNTMHSSSSRTYYYITLEFDNGSRQEYLDVKNLYGLVAEGDVGYAAVQGDWIVAFERDVSQRPNGGTY; this is encoded by the coding sequence ATGGGAGGATTCGATCCCTCTCCGTTTGGCGGAGGCGGCTTTGGGGGAGGCGGCGATATCATGTTTACCATCATCCCCGTATTTATGGTCATCTTTTTTGTTATTTTCATCGTGTTGATGATATCCAGTGGGGTCCGTTACGCCAAGAACGCCCGCTCCCCGCGGGAAACGAGATATGCGCGAATCATCTCGAAACGGATGGACGTGCAGCACAGCTCCAGTCACATAGGCGAAAATAACACGATGCACAGCTCGTCTTCTCGGACGTACTATTACATTACGTTGGAGTTTGATAACGGCAGCCGTCAGGAATATTTGGATGTCAAAAATCTGTACGGCCTTGTCGCCGAGGGCGATGTCGGATATGCCGCTGTCCAGGGTGATTGGATTGTGGCGTTTGAGCGCGATGTGTCGCAGCGTCCAAACGGTGGTACATATTAA